A stretch of Oryza brachyantha chromosome 4, ObraRS2, whole genome shotgun sequence DNA encodes these proteins:
- the LOC102702841 gene encoding protein GL2-INTERACTING REPRESSOR 1-like has translation MAGTVESPASSCVSSDAEEEAAVAKPMVVAGCPQCLMYVMLSEEEQHPKCPRCKSPVLLHFLHGAGAGASNKPPSKS, from the coding sequence ATGGCCGGCACGGTGgagtcgccggcgagctcgtgCGTGTCGTcggacgcggaggaggaggcggcggtggcgaagcCGATGGTGGTGGCCGGGTGCCCGCAGTGCCTCATGTACGTGATGCTctcggaggaggagcagcaccCCAAGTGCCCACGGTGCAAGAGCCCCGTTCTGCTGCACTTCctccacggcgccggcgccggcgccagcaACAAGCCTCCGTCCAAGAgctag